In Acomys russatus chromosome 26, mAcoRus1.1, whole genome shotgun sequence, a genomic segment contains:
- the Cklf gene encoding chemokine-like factor has protein sequence MESQQEHAEHPPFCLTLKGFVKMLRLGVTVTSMVFFIIAQAPEPYIVITGFELIIVFFFITLYMCRLDKKMRWLFWPLLDVINSMITTLFMLIVSVLALIPETSKMTVLGGVFGLLTVVCTIADCALTYRKLLFNPSGPFQKSPSID, from the exons ATGGAGTCTCAACAGGAGCACGCTGAACATCCACCCTTCTGCTTGACTCTGAAAGGCTTTGTGAAAATGCTGCGGTTG ggAGTAACTGTGACGTCTATGGTCTTTTTCATCATCGCACAAGCCCCTGAGCCGTACATCGTCATCACTGGGTTTGAGCtcatcattgttttctttttcataactTTGTACATGTGCAGGCTTGACAAAAAGATGAGATGGCTGTTTTGGCCTTTGCTT GATGTCATCAACTCAATGATAACAACGCTATTCATGCTTATTGTGTCTGTGTTGGCTCTGATACCAGAAACATCAAAAATGACTGTCCTTGGAGGG GTGTTCGGTCTCCTGACGGTAGTATGTACCATTGCTGACTGTGCCCTTACATACCGGAAACTTCTGTTTAATCCAAGTGGACCTTTTCAGAAAAGTCCTTCtattgattaa